The following proteins are encoded in a genomic region of Anguilla anguilla isolate fAngAng1 chromosome 15, fAngAng1.pri, whole genome shotgun sequence:
- the LOC118213821 gene encoding BTB/POZ domain-containing protein KCTD4-like produces the protein MEWNLSRMDSELRQINPDLLQPSKSFKKLSSGTVALNVGGYLYAAQRQTLVRHPGSLLEELASGKKPVQHVDAAGNIFIDRDGPVFRHVLNFLRLGELVLPEDFREAELLRREAEFYRLADLAQAAREWERRRRARQEPAFLEVTENHERSQGLRLYCSDATFIEKVKARLVQVSKSRLDGFPEEFEVSSNVIQFRHFIKSEMGSRLVLKEDNTFVCTLESLKLETVLLALRGGYRLLTSLDSNRGSVVQCESLHFVK, from the coding sequence ATGGAATGGAACCTGAGCAGGATGGACAGTGAGCTGAGACAGATAAACCCGGACCTGCTGCAGCCCAGCAAGAGCTTCAAGAAGCTGTCGTCGGGCACCGTGGCGCTGAACGTGGGGGGGTACCTGTATGCCGCGCAGCGCCAGACGCTGGTGCGCCACCCCGGCTcgctgctggaggagctggccagCGGGAAGAAGCCCGTCCAGCACGTGGACGCCGCGGGAAACATCTTCATCGACCGCGACGGCCCCGTGTTCCGCCACGTCCTCAACTTCCTGCGCCTGGGCGAGCTGGTGCTGCCCGAGGACTTCAGGGAGGCGGAGCTGCTGCGGCGGGAGGCGGAGTTCTACCGGCTGGCGGACCTGGCGCAGGCGGCGCGGGAGTGGGAGCGGCGGAGGCGCGCCCGGCAGGAGCCCGCCTTCCTGGAGGTCACCGAAAACCACGAGCGCTCGCAGGGCCTGCGGCTGTACTGCAGCGACGCCACCTTCATCGAAAAGGTGAAGGCCCGCCTGGTGCAGGTGTCCAAGAGCCGGCTGGACGGCTTCCCCGAGGAGTTCGAGGTCTCGTCCAACGTCATCCAGTTCCGCCACTTCATCAAGTCGGAGATGGGCTCGCGGCTGGTGCTGAAGGAGGACAACACCTTCGTGTGCACGCTGGAGAGCCTGAAGCTGGAGACCGTGCTGCTGGCGCTGAGGGGGGGGTATCGCCTGCTGACCAGCCTGGACAGCAACCGCGGCTCGGTGGTGCAGTGCGAGTCGCTGCACTTCGTCAAGTGA